One stretch of Anolis carolinensis isolate JA03-04 chromosome 3, rAnoCar3.1.pri, whole genome shotgun sequence DNA includes these proteins:
- the LOC100552497 gene encoding cytoskeleton-associated protein 5-like, with translation MLELKDESEEELSEELCDLEAVAVLPASCLQRLDSKDWKERFSSLETLQKAVEGMEKHQVPCQALVRLLDKGPGWNDTKLHVIQKKLCIVTLVAQRGNFSKAAARLVLGKLVEKIGDIILNKDTKIALTAVAEACGLPWTAEKVAKAAFLQESPRTHAETFNWLSEAIKEFGFVGMEAKNLISYIKTAMAAIHPDERASAFHLLGVMYLYVGLPLRTFFENEKSPLLYQIDVEFGKVHGQRPPPPTRGFYKSSKESANDQRGGDAQPFKEKEAVDIRKKISWELVAKMQDPNWKVRKDGLEDLSRILSNVDAIQPNIGELSNILKACLQDSNKSLVKQTLIVLQQLARAMGPGLRHHVKTLGMSIIAILRENKSNLRAMALTTVETWAEQTGMKDWLGGEDPTTELKKENSNHKQGILGWLAEKLPSPCSGSVSADLFRCVPHLYADLEDINDEKSMAAHDALPFFVLHLGFGKMSEAASRLKPASQDQVFAILENLKAGNSTKLHFSKSLPKLPTSKSWFKSTMASAKECNPPPSYFPENVASSELSLEVRKAKSEGTVLKVKKLPNMKTQANFGMKEEIPKLGHIFILIPKAKEQRMKDEKALRVLRWNFSTPSSKYIEQLKAQMSGCIANWLQEELFHSNFQHHIKALNVMAKHLEEEREGAISCLDLLLKWLSLRLFDTNTWVLMKTLDYLKRLFDLLIEEKYELMENEASSFLPYLLLKMGVAKESILKEVRAIVKQVTVVYPASRTFCYLLEGAQAKNANQRVGCLKELGWLLKAYGPEVCQPNPKKALKTIITLIGDSNNAVHNAALKVTGIARDVFGVEAFKVIGNISDKHMSTLEGNIKAAEAKHGREDKVGSLFFNLSARQGSPDSFKQNYGSDYCTDDEEEGEEEGEDEDVGEEEHFVSPTDHFEVENVGETVFCNNPRLERQLLQSVTFEPQTKMRSPPNINMIICQAASGNISTCIEALLLIQAILRQEDKVEIMSGHINQFLIAVVQQLKFLHRLYVTAEEEMRREQVLELYSRVICSMIALFQVDRLAREASAGVLKDLLCSLVTLMLDSPIEDHHEGHKISQAVNLLVTKVLQKSDQTRLFSSLLLLLGEGMTANTNLFAFSEMVAKCLWHITKRLAETINCINLDQVLLDTHNFMKAWPKEKLKKYQSSYPFQAVKALLHILCKLKGDEILDHLNLIEDTDESELEAHLFKILGYSKEEQVTTEDKGSSCPGDEKVEGNLTEIFKKINSKETARTGLEELYRYKERHPEADLEPFLKTCSLLFRSYVKHGLAAMSNDRETRHK, from the coding sequence ATGCTAGAGCTAAAGGATGAGTCGGAGGAGGAACTTTCAGAAGAATTATGTGACCTGGAAGCCGTGGCTGTTCTCCCGGCATCCTGTCTCCAACGCCTGGACAGCAAAGACTGGAAAGAGCGGTTTTCCTCCCTGGAGACCTTGCAGAAGGCTGTGGAAGGGATGGAAAAGCACCAGGTGCCTTGCCAAGCGTTAGTGAGGTTATTGGATAAAGGACCGGGATGGAATGACACCAAACTCCATGTGATTCAGAAGAAGCTGTGTATCGTCACCCTCGTTGCTCAGAGGGGGAACTTCTCCAAAGCTGCAGCTCGGCTTGTCTTGGGAAAGTTAGTGGAGAAGATCGGGGATATAATCTTGAACAAGGACACCAAAATAGCTCTAACTGCCGTGGCAGAGGCATGCGGATTGCCCTGGACTGCAGAGAAGGTTGCCAAGGCTGCTTTCTTGCAAGAGAGCCCCAGGACCCACGCAGAAACATTCAACTGGCTGTCTGAGGCCATCAAGGAGTTTGGCTTTGTAGGCATGGAAGCCAAAAACCTCATTAGCTACATCAAAACTGCCATGGCAGCCATCCACCCAGATGAAAGGGCTTCTGCTTTCCATCTCCTGGGAGTCATGTACCTGTATGTAGGACTCCCATTGAGGACCTTCTTTGAGAATGAAAAGTCACCTCTCCTCTATCAGATAGATGTTGAGTTTGGGAAGGTCCATGGCCAGAGACCACCCCCTCCAACTCGAGGCTTCTACAAGTCCAGCAAAGAGAGTGCAAACGACCAGAGAGGAGGTGATGCCCAGCCCTTCAAGGAGAAGGAGGCTGTTGACATTCGGAAGAAGATCTCATGGGAGCTGGTGGCAAAAATGCAGGACCCAAACTGGAAGGTGCGCAAGGACGGGTTGGAGGACCTGTCTAGGATCCTCAGCAATGTTGATGCCATCCAGCCCAACATTGGGGAGCTCTCAAACATCTTGAAGGCTTGTTTGCAAGACTCCAATAAATCCCTTGTGAAGCAGACCTTGATTGTGCTCCAACAGTTGGCCAGGGCCATGGGCCCAGGCCTTCGGCATCATGTCAAGACTCTGGGAATGTCCATCATTGCAATCTTGAGAGAGAACAAGAGCAACCTGAGAGCAATGGCTCTCACAACGGTGGAAACCTGGGCTGAACAGACTGGCATGAAGGACTGGCTGGGAGGGGAAGATCCCACAACTGAACTGAAGAAGGAGAACAGCAACCACAAGCAAGGGATTCTGGGTTGGCTGGCTGAAAAACTGCCCTCTCCCTGTTCTGGTTCTGTCTCTGCTGATTTGTTTCGTTGTGTGCCTCACCTCTATGCAGACCTGGAAGACATTAATGATGAAAAGAGCATGGCAGCCCATGATGCTCTGCCCTTCTTCGTTCTCCACCTGGGTTTCGGGAAGATGTCTGAAGCTGCCAGCAGATTGAAGCCAGCTTCCCAAGACCAGGTTTTTGCGATTCTAGAGAACCTGAAAGCAGGAAATTCCACCAAGCTCCACTTCTCCAAGTCCCTTCCCAAGCTCCCGACGAGCAAATCTTGGTTCAAGTCAACCATGGCTTCTGCCAAGGAGTGCAACCCACCTCCTTCTTACTTTCCTGAAAATGTGGCGTCCAGTGAGTTGAGCTTGGAGGTCAGAAAAGCCAAATCAGAAGGCACTGTCCTCAAAGTGAAGAAGCTTCCAAATATGAAGACGCAAGCAAACTTTGGCATGAAAGAAGAGATCCCCAAGCTGGGTCACATTTTCATCCTTATTCCTAAAGCCAAAGAACAAAGGATGAAGGATGAGAAGGCTCTGAGGGTGCTGAGGTGGAACTTTAGTACTCCAAGTAGCAAGTACATCGAGCAGCTCAAGGCTCAGATGAGCGGTTGCATTGCCAACTGGTTGCAGGAGGAGCTGTTTCACTCCAATTTCCAGCACCACATTAAAGCTCTGAACGTGATGGCCAAGCACTTGGAGGAGGAGCGGGAAGGAGCCATCAGCTGCCTGGACCTTTTACTGAAATGGCTCAGCCTGCGGTTGTTCGATACCAACACGTGGGTGCTCATGAAGACCTTGGACTACCTGAAAAGACTCTTTGATCTGCTGATTGAAGAGAAGTATGAGCTCATGGAGAATGaagcctcctccttcctcccctatCTTCTCCTGAAAATGGGGGTGGCCAAGGAGTCCATCCTGAAAGAGGTGCGGGCCATCGTGAAGCAGGTAACAGTGGTCTACCCAGCTTCAAGGACCTTCTGTTACCTCCTGGAAGGAGCCCAGGCCAAGAATGCCAACCAACGGGTGGGCTGCTTGAAAGAGTTGGGGTGGCTGCTCAAGGCTTATGGCCCAGAGGTCTGCCAACCAAACCCAAAGAAAGCACTGAAGACAATCATCACGTTGATAGGGGATTCAAACAATGCTGTTCACAATGCTGCCTTGAAAGTCACTGGAATTGCCCGAGATGTCTTTGGAGTCGAAGCCTTCAAGGTCATTGGAAACATATCTGACAAACACATGAGTACCTTGGAAGGGAATATAAAAGCGGCTGAAGCCAAGCACGGAAGGGAGGACAAAGTGGGCAGCCTCTTCTTCAATCTGTCTGCTAGGCAGGGATCCCCAGACTCCTTCAAGCAGAACTATGGAAGTGACTACTGCacagatgatgaagaagaaggtgAAGAGGAGGGTGAGGACGAAGATGTCGGTGAAGAAGAACATTTCGTTTCCCCTACTGATCACTTTGAGGTGGAGAACGTGGGTGAAACGGTCTTCTGCAACAATCCAAGACTGGAGAGGCAGCTCCTCCAAAGTGTAACCTTTGAGCCTCAGACCAAGATGAGGAGTCCTCCCAACATCAACATGATCATCTGCCAGGCAGCCAGTGGCAACATCAGCACCTGCATTGAGGCCCTATTACTGATCCAAGCGATTCTGCGGCAGGAGGACAAAGTGGAAATCATGTCTGGCCACATCAACCAATTCTTGATAGCAGTCGTCCAGCAGCTGAAGTTCCTCCATCGGCTCTATGTGACGGCGGAGGAGGAGATGAGAAGGGAGCAGGTCCTAGAGCTTTACAGCCGTGTCATTTGTAGCATGATCGCTCTCTTCCAGGTGGACCGACTGGCCAGGGAAGCTTCTGCAGGAGTTCTGAAGGATCTACTATGCAGCCTGGTCACCCTCATGCTAGACTCCCCGATTGAAGATCATCACGAAGGGCATAAAATTAGTCAAGCAGTCAACCTCTTGGTCACCAAAGTCTTGCAGAAATCCGACCAGACCAGGCTGTTCAGTTCTTTGCTGCTTCTGCTCGGTGAAGGCATGACAGCCAACACAAATCTCTTTGCCTTTTCAGAAATGGTGGCCAAGTGTTTGTGGCATATCACCAAGCGCCTCGCAGAAACCATCAACTGTATCAATTTGGATCAGGTCCTCTTAGATACTCATAACTTCATGAAGGCTTGGCCCAAGGAGAAACTGAAGAAGTACCAAAGCAGCTATCCTTTCCAGGCGGTGAAGGCTCTTTTGCACATCCTTTGCAAGCTGAAGGGAGACGAGATCTTGGATCATCTCAATCTTATTGAAGACACAGATGAGTCTGAGTTGGAAGCCCACCTATTCAAAATTCTAGGGTACTCTAAAGAAGAGCAGGTGACCACAGAGGACAAAGGCTCTTCCTGTCCAGGAGATGAGAAAGTGGAAGGCAACCTGACGGAGATCTTCAAGAAGATCAACTCCAAGGAGACGGCCAGGACAGGCCTTGAGGAGCTGTATAGGTACAAAGAGAGACATCCCGAGGCAGATTTGGAGCCATTCCTGAAGACTTGCTCTCTCCTCTTCCGGAGTTATGTCAAGCATGGCTTGGCTGCTATGTCCAATGATAGAGAAACCAGACATAAATAA